One region of Eupeodes corollae chromosome 1, idEupCoro1.1, whole genome shotgun sequence genomic DNA includes:
- the LOC129950094 gene encoding neuropeptide FF receptor 2: MTKDEDSLDYSNIDFPQDRIWYRIPEWEVILKVTTFVPVIVFGIASNLIIVYLIIQNRALRTPTNMLIANMAVADTAALLICPIMFMYNDFYQNYMMGFWGCKTEGFIQGSLLITAVINLSGVSYDRLTAIVLPLEARLTMKGAKVVMVLTWLIGFAIATPLAIFRTYKVRQWKNFKESYCKENQYILPKYWYFLISALVWFPLAIMVISYTAIFIKLDLYEKKVLSRDHPLNVSYKKTAAKTMFIVVVVFIVLRVPFTVLVFVRADLLGTYTGTVNNSYRNLWYIAHYLMFLNAAVNPIIYGYTNDNFRRAYDQTPMFKCCSRCGRIRKKPATEAGAQKKQLWCCHKLCNWSGVRRTNMEMNMIVTKTTRSPIGVRTITKETILDSKQTFNYVNDQNDGFI; encoded by the exons ATGACTAAAGACGAAGATTCG tTAGACTACAGTAATATTGACTTCCCCCAAGATCGTATTTGGTATCGTATTCCAGAAtgggaagttattttaaaagtgaCGACATTTGTCCCAGTGATTGTGTTTGGCATCGCCAGTAATCTCATCattgtttatttgattattcAAAATCGTGCCCTACGAACTCCAACCAATATGCTTATTGCTAATATGGCCGTTGCTGATACGGCTGCTCTTCTAATTTGTCCAATTATGTTTATGTATAATGATTTCTATCAGAATTATATGATGGGGTTTTGGGGATGCAAAACGGAAGGTTTTATCCAGGGTTCGTTGTTAATAACAGCCGTAATAAATCTATCAGGAGTGAGTTATGATAGGCTTACGGCTATTGTACTTCCTCTGGAGGCACGTTTGACAATGAAGGGGGCCAAAGTTGTGATGGTGTTGACTTGGTTGATTGGTTTTGCTATTGCAACGCCTTTGGCGATCTTCAGGACCTATAAG GTCCGTCAATGGAAGAATTTCAAGGAAAGCTACTGCAAAGAAAACCAATATATTCTACCAAAATATTGGTATTTTCTTATATCAGCACTAGTTTGGTTTCCCTTGGCAATCATGGTCATATCGTATACAGCAATATTTATCAAG CTTGATTTGTATGAAAAGAAAGTCCTAAGCAGAGATCATCCTTTAAATGTTTCGTACAAAAAAACAGCTGCTAAAACTATGTTCATTGTCGTTGTTGTATTTATTGTTCTACGAGTTCCATTTACGGTCTTAGTTTTTGTCCGAGCCGATCTTTTGGGCACCTATACTGGAACAGTTAATAACAGCTATCGAAATCTCTGGTATATAGCacattatttaatgtttttaaatgctGCAGTTAATCCCATAATTTATGGATACACAAATGATAATTTTCGAAGAGCTTACGATCAAACTCCAATGTTTAAATGTTGTTCTCGATGTGGAAGAATTAGAAAGAAACCTGCAACTGAG GCCGGGGCTCAAAAGAAGCAATTGTGGTGCTGTCATAAATTGTGCAATTGGTCTGGTGTTCGAAGAACCAACATGGAAATGAATATGATTGTAACGAAGACAACTAGAAGTCCCATTGGAGTGAGAACAATAACAAAAGAAACTATATTGgattcaaaacaaacttttaactaTGTCAACGATCAAAATGAtggatttatataa
- the LOC129940138 gene encoding alpha-tocopherol transfer protein-like, which translates to MRNIRPLTPALVKKASEELNENPNDVQFYLDSLKHWLTRQRHLKSRTHDQFLIAFLRGSKYSLEKCKKKIESFYTYRALMPELFKDRDINDPKVYEILKLGSMLHLPQPISEDGPRVIMLRFGNIDFHRFKVVEVFKIGIMMADLCLYDDDNAIVAGYVVVMDLANLTPFHLFNFDPIFAKKITIMTNKALPSRMKGFHFINMQPSIQKCFNMVKGVINEKLKHRFYFHGGDLENLYKHIPKHCFPVEYGGKCETIDDIIQKWEVKLKKHKDFFIEEDQYGCNEKFRDEGTSVVDSFFGINGSFRKLTID; encoded by the exons ATGCGCAATATTCGACCCCTAACACCAGCATTGGTTAAAAAAGCCTCCGAAGAACTAAATGAAAACCCAAATGATGTTCAGTTTTACTTAGACTCACTGAAACACTGGCTAACCAGACAACGTCACCTAAAGTCACGTACTCATGATCAGTTTTTAATTGCATTTCTACGTGGCAGCAAATACAGTTTGGAAAAGTGTAAGAAGAAAATTGAAAGCTTCTACACATATCGAGCCCTAATGCCGGAATTATTCAAAGACCGTGATATAAATGATCCAAAGGTTtatgagattttaaaattagG ttcaatgTTACACCTGCCACAACCAATATCCGAAGATGGACCCCGAGTGATAATGCTTCGTTTTGGTAACATAGACTTCCATCGTTTCAAAGTTgttgaagttttcaaaattggcaTAATGATGGCCGATTTGTGTTTATATGACGATGATAATGCCATTGTTGCTGGTTATGTAGTTGTCATGGATTTGGCTAATCTAACGccgtttcatttatttaattttgatccGATATTTGCTAAGAAAATCACAATCATGACAAACAAAGCCTTGCCATCGAGAATGAAAGGATTTCATTTCATCAATATGCAACCATCAATTCAGAAATGTTTCAACATGGTTAAGGGTGTGATAAATGAGAAGCTGAAACATAGA ttttatttcCATGGTGGTGATTTGGAAAACCTTTACAAACACATCCCAAAGCACTGTTTTCCTGTTGAATATGGCGGAAAATGTGAAACAATTGATGACATTATTCAGAAATGGGAAGTCAAATTGAAGAAACACAAAGATTTCTTTATTGAAGAAGATCAATATGGATGTAATGAGAAATTTCGAGACGAGGGAACTTCTGTGGTCGATTCGTTTTTTGGGATAAATGGATCATTTAGGAAGCTTACAATTGACTAG
- the LOC129953717 gene encoding RWD domain-containing protein 2A: MDLTSFDDSQSVLFKDCITKQLEEIDLLSSIYCSPGEMNIFDPGVISDFNEYLKGSSSILRATLEFAIAIKTSRREKIEIRVELPHLYPAIENAIVTIRSALLSKTQEKFVKSEIENYIESMEKSDTYIFQVISWIQEQIDDFLAKDTSDLQQFLEKKETQIEIDDFERLWIYSHHIKSRYKRQEICKQSRDLDLSGFLRPGKPGIICVEGLKKNTQEFWRIIKSMQWHKITIRKSEVRQKAGEKMDKLRRFDGFREELFSDTGDDEGTKISMAQFIAFLDKHNSGYIKKELFGFE, from the coding sequence atggaTCTAACATCATTCGACGACTCCCAAAGTGTTCTCTTCAAAGACTGCATAACCAAACAACTTGAAGAAATTGATCTACTCTCTTCGATCTATTGCAGTCCCGGTGAAATGAATATTTTCGATCCAGGTGTGATAAGTGATTTCAATGAATACCTTAAAGGATCATCAAGCATTCTAAGAGCAACATTAGAGTTTGCAATCGCCATCAAAACGAGTCGTCGTGAAAAAATCGAGATACGAGTGGAGCTACCTCATCTTTATCCTGCAATTGAAAATGCCATTGTTACCATTCGCAGTGCATTACTCTCCAAGACACAAGAGAAATTTGTTAAatcagaaattgaaaattacattGAATCAATGGAAAAATCCGATACGTATATATTTCAGGTGATTTCTTGGATTCAAGAACAAATCGATGATTTTCTCGCCAAGGACACAAGTGATCTTCAacaatttttggagaaaaaagaGACTCAAATCGAGATTGATGATTTTGAACGTTTGTGGATTTATTCACATCATATAAAGAGTCGTTATAAGAGACAAGAGATTTGCAAACAAAGTCGTGATTTAGATTTGTCGGGGTTCCTAAGACCTGGCAAACCGGGAATAATATGTGTTGAAGGTCTAAAGAAGAACACTCAGGAAttttggaggatcataaaaTCAATGCAATGGCATAAGATCACAATTAGGAAAAGCGAGGTGCGTCAAAAAGCTGGCGAGAAGATGGACAAGTTGAGGAGATTCGATGGTTTTCGTGAGGAGCTATTTAGTGACACTGGTGATGATGAGGGCACAAAAATCAGCATGGCACAATTTATAGCATTTCTAGATAAACATAACTCAgggtatataaaaaaagaactctTTGGTTTTGAATAG